The Budorcas taxicolor isolate Tak-1 chromosome 18, Takin1.1, whole genome shotgun sequence genome window below encodes:
- the NLRP9 gene encoding NACHT, LRR and PYD domains-containing protein 9 codes for MADSFFSDFGLLWYLEELKKEEFWKFKELLKQEPLKFKLKPIPWTELKKASRENVSKLLSKHYPGKLAWDVTLSLFLQISRDDLWRKARNEIRQTINPYRSHMKQKFQVLWEKEACLLVPEDFYRETTKSEYEFLNAVYLAALQPGESSPTVILHGPEGIGKTTLLRKVMLEWAKGNLWRDRFSFVFFLTGREMNGVTDMSLVELLSRDWPESSEPIEDIFSQPERILFILDGVEELKFDLDCNTDLCEDWEEPHSMQVVLRSLLQKQMLPECSLLLALSKTGMRKNHSLLKHIKCIFLLGFSEHQRKLYFSHYFQENDASSRAFSFVREKRSLFVLCQSPFLCWLVCTGLKCQLDKGEDLELDSETITGLYVSFFTKVFKSGSETCPLKQRRACLKSLCTLAAEGMWTRTFLFCPEDLRRNGVSESDTLMWLDMKLLHRSGDCLAFIHTCIQEFCAAMFYMFKRPKDPPHSVIGNVTQLITRAVSEHYSRLSWTAVFLFVFSTERMTNRLETSFGFPLSKEIKQEITQSLDALSQYDPNNVMVSFQALFNCLFETQDPEFVAQVVNFFKDIDIYIGTKEELIICAACLRHCHSLQKFHLCMEHVFPDESGCISNTIEKLTLWRDVCSAFTASEDFEMLNLENCQFDEASLAVLCRTLSQPVCKLRKFVCNFASNLANSLELFKAILHNPHLKHLNLYGSSLSHMDAKQLCEALKHPMCNIEELMLGKCDITGEACEDIASVLIHNKKLKLLSMCDNALKDDGVQVLCEALKNPDCALEALLLSHCCFTSAACDYLSQVLLGNRSLTFLDLGSNVLKDDGVTTLCESLRHPSCNLQELWLMNCYFTSVCCVDIATVLIHSEKLTTLKLGNNKIYDAGAKQLCKALKHPKCKLEHLGLEACELSPASCEDLASALTTCKSLTCVNLEWITLDYDGAAVLCEALVSLECSLQVLGLNKSSYDEEIKMMLTQVEEMNPNLIISHHLWTHDEGRLRGVLV; via the exons ATGGccgattcttttttttctgactttggcTTGTTGTGGTACCTGGAGGAGCTCAAAAAGGAAGAGTTCTGGAAATTTAAGGAGCTCCTCAAGCAAGAACCTCTGAAATTCAAACTCAAGCCCATCCCGTGGACTGAACTAAAGAAGGCTTCACGAGAAAATGTGTCAAAGCTGTTGAGCAAGCATTACCCAGGAAAACTGGCCTGGGATGTGACCCTGAGTCTGTTTCTTCAGATCAGTCGGGATGATCTCTGGAGGAAGGCTCGGAACGAGATCCGAC AGACGATAAACCCATATAGAAGCCACATGAAGCAGAAATTCCAAGTCCTATGGGAGAAGGAGGCCTGCCTTCTGGTTCCTGAAGATTTCTACAGAGAGACCACAAAGAGCGAGTATGAATTCCTGAACGCTGTCTACCTTGCCGCCCTCCAGCCTGGAGAGTCCTCACCCACTGTGATCTTGCACGGTCCTGAAGGGATTGGAAAAACAACCCTTCTGAGAAAAGTGATGCTGGAGTGGGCCAAGGGAAACCTATGGAGGGACAGGTTCTCGTTTGTCTTCTTCCTCACGGGTCGTGAAATGAATGGTGTGACGGACATGAGCCTGGTGGAGCTGCTCTCCAGGGACTGGCCTGAGTCTTCAGAACCCATTGAAGACATCTTTTCCCAACCAGAGAGAATTCTCTTTATCTTGGATGGCGTGGAGGAACTGAAGTTTGACTTGGATTGCAACACCGACCTCTGTGAAGACTGGGAGGAGCCACACTCCATGCAGGTTGTCCTGAGGAGCCTGCTACAGAAACAGATGCTCCCAGAATGCTCTCTGCTCCTCGCACTCAGCAAGACGGGGATGAGAAAAAACCACTCCTTGTTGAAGCACATTAAATGCATCTTTCTCTTGGGGTTCTCTGAGCACCAAAGGAAGCTGTATTTCTCCCATTACTTCCAGGAGAATGATGCATCCTCAAGAGCCTTCAGTTTTGTGAGGGAGAAGAGGTCACTCTTCGTCTTGTGCCAGAGCCCCTTTCTCTGTTGGCTGGTCTGTACCGGCTTGAAGTGTCAGCTGGATAAAGGAGAAGACCTGGAGCTAGACTCTGAAACCATCACTGGTTTGTATGTGTCTTTCTTCACGAAAGTATTCAAATCAGGAAGTGAGACCTGTCCACTAAAGCAGAGAAGAGCTTGTCTGAAAAGCCTGTGTACCTTGGCTGCTGAGGGTATGTGGACTCGAACGTTCCTGTTTTGCCCCGAGGACCTCAGGAGGAATGGGGTGTCCGAATCGGACACCTTGATGTGGTTAGACATGAAACTTCTTCACAGGAGTGGTGACTGCCTTGCCTTCATCCATACCTGTATCCAAGAATTTTGTGCCGCCATGTTCTACATGTTCAAACGACCCAAAGACCCACCTCACTCGGTCATTGGAAATGTGACCCAGCTCATCACCAGGGCCGTGAGTGAACACTACTCCCGCTTGTCCTGGACAGCGGTATTCCTGTTTGTGTTCTCAACTGAAAGGATGACCAACAGGCTGGAGACGTCCTTTGGTTTTCCACTGTCCAAAGAGATAAAGCAGGAAATAACACAAAGTCTTGACGCTTTAAGTCAGTATGACCCCAATAATGTCATGGTGAGTTTCCAGGCTTTGTTCAATTGTTTGTTTGAGACCCAGGACCCAGAATTTGTAGCCCAAGTGGTGAATTTCTTCAAAGACATTGACATTTATATTGGAACCAAAGAGGAACTGATAATATGTGCAGCCTGTCTGAGACATTGCCATAGTCTCCAGAAATTTCACCTGTGTATGGAACATGTCTTCCCAGATGAGTCTGGATGCATCTCAAA CACCATCGAGAAACTTACGCTCTGGCGGGATGTGTGCTCAGCATTCACCGCTAGCGAGGACTTCGAGATGCTAAATCTGGAGAACTGTCAGTTCGATGAGGCCTCTCTAGCTGTTCTCTGCAGGACGCTGTCTCAACCCGTCTGTAAACTCCGCAAGTTTGT GTGTAACTTTGCATCGAATCTGGCAAATAGCCTAGAATTATTTAAGGCCATTCTTCATAACCCTCATTTGAAACACCTGAACCTCTATGGCAGCAGCCTCTCCCATATGGATGCCAAGCAGCTGTGTGAGGCGCTGAAACACCCAATGTGCAACATAGAAGAGCTCAT GCTGGGGAAGTGTGACATCACGGGTGAAGCCTGCGAAGACATCGCCTCTGTTCTCATCCACAACAAAAAGCTGAAGCTTCTCTCCATGTGCGACAACGCCCTGAAGGACGATGGGGTGCAGGTGCTGTGTGAGGCCCTGAAGAACCCAGACTGTGCCCTGGAGGCGCTGCT ATTGTCGCACTGTTGCTTCACCTCTGCAGCCTGTGACTACCTCTCCCAGGTCCTTCTGGGCAACAGATCCCTGACTTTTCTCGACCTGGGCTCAAACGTCCTGAAAGATGACGGAGTGACAACTTTGTGTGAATCACTGAGGCACCCAAGCTGCAACCTACAGGAGTTATG gtTGATGAATTGCTACTTCACTTCTGTTTGCTGTGTGGACATCGCTACTGTTCTTATCCACAGTGAAAAACTGACGACCCTGAAACTAGGGAACAATAAGATATACGACGCTGGCGCCAAACAGTTATGCAAAGCTTTGAAGCACCCTAAGTGTAAATTAGAGCACCTCGG GCTAGAGGCCTGCGAGCTCAGCCCTGCCTCTTGTGAGGACCTAGCCTCGGCTCTCACCACCTGCAAATCGCTGACTTGTGTGAACCTGGAATGGATCACCCTGGACTATGATGGGGCAGCGGTGCTGTGTGAAGCCTTGGTCAGTCTGGAGTGCAGCCTGCAAGTGCTTGG CCTGAACAAATCTTCATATGATGAGGAGATTAAGATGATGCTGACGCAGGTGGAAGAGATGAACCCCAACCTCATCATTTCACACCATCTCTGGACTCACGATGAGGGCAGACTCAGGGGTGTACTTGTCTGA